One stretch of Campylobacter sp. CNRCH_2014_0184h DNA includes these proteins:
- the ruvB gene encoding Holliday junction branch migration DNA helicase RuvB — MDRIVEIEKFSPDETYETSLRPSNFDGYIGQENIKKNLEIFIKAAKKRNECLDHILFSGPAGLGKTTLANIISYEMNANIKTTAAPMIEKSGDLAAILTNLSEGDILFIDEIHRLSPAIEEVLYPAMEDFRLDIIIGSGPAAQTIKIDLPKFTLIGATTRAGMLSNPLRDRFGMQFRLEFYKDEELAIILEKAALKLNKTCEKKASLEIAKRSRSTPRIALRLLKRVRDFADVNDEEIISEKRAKEALDSLGVNELGFDAMDLRYLELLTEAKRKPIGLSSIAAALSEDENTIEDVIEPYLLANGYIERTAKGRIASLKSFDVLKLKYNKGLFDEK, encoded by the coding sequence ATGGATAGAATCGTAGAGATTGAAAAATTCTCCCCTGATGAAACTTATGAAACAAGCCTTAGACCTTCAAATTTTGACGGCTACATAGGACAAGAAAACATTAAAAAAAATTTAGAAATTTTCATCAAAGCTGCTAAAAAAAGAAATGAATGTCTAGATCATATCCTTTTTAGTGGGCCTGCAGGACTTGGCAAAACAACTTTAGCAAACATTATCTCATATGAAATGAATGCAAATATCAAAACTACCGCTGCACCCATGATAGAAAAAAGCGGGGATTTAGCTGCGATTTTAACTAACCTTAGCGAGGGAGATATTTTATTTATCGATGAAATTCATCGCTTAAGCCCTGCCATAGAAGAAGTGCTTTACCCTGCTATGGAAGATTTTCGTCTTGATATCATCATCGGCAGTGGACCTGCTGCACAAACAATCAAAATCGATTTGCCCAAATTTACTTTAATAGGTGCTACTACAAGAGCAGGTATGCTAAGCAATCCTTTACGCGATCGCTTTGGTATGCAATTTCGCTTGGAATTTTATAAAGATGAAGAGCTTGCTATCATTTTAGAAAAAGCAGCTCTAAAGCTTAATAAAACTTGTGAAAAAAAAGCTTCTTTAGAAATAGCCAAACGCAGTCGCTCAACCCCAAGGATTGCTTTAAGATTGCTTAAGCGTGTAAGGGACTTTGCTGATGTAAATGATGAGGAAATCATTAGCGAAAAAAGAGCTAAAGAAGCGCTTGATTCTTTAGGGGTAAATGAGCTTGGTTTTGACGCGATGGATTTAAGGTATTTAGAGCTTTTAACTGAAGCTAAAAGAAAACCTATAGGACTTTCTAGTATAGCTGCAGCATTAAGTGAGGATGAAAACACCATAGAAGATGTGATAGAGCCATATTTACTAGCAAATGGTTATATAGAAAGAACAGCCAAAGGTCGTATTGCAAGCTTAAAAAGTTTTGATGTTTTAAAATTAAAATACAACAAGGGTTTATTTGATGAAAAGTAG
- a CDS encoding acyl-CoA thioesterase: MKDMGEPKLRVIAMPSNTNPAGNIFGGWIMSQIDLAGAIAARELSPQRVVTVAVDKIIFKEPIFVGDLVSCYAKIIKAGNTSITVAVEVVTQRANEYGRVYCMHVTSAVVTYVSVDKDGNKFPIDADLKRLHGF, translated from the coding sequence ATGAAAGATATGGGAGAACCTAAGCTAAGAGTTATAGCTATGCCAAGCAATACAAACCCCGCTGGCAATATCTTTGGTGGTTGGATCATGTCACAAATTGATCTAGCCGGAGCCATTGCTGCAAGAGAACTTTCCCCACAAAGAGTTGTCACAGTTGCGGTAGATAAAATCATTTTTAAAGAGCCAATTTTCGTAGGTGATTTGGTATCTTGCTATGCAAAAATCATCAAAGCAGGTAATACATCCATCACCGTAGCAGTAGAAGTAGTTACTCAAAGAGCTAATGAATATGGCCGTGTGTATTGTATGCATGTAACTTCAGCTGTAGTAACTTATGTGAGCGTAGATAAAGATGGAAATAAATTTCCTATTGATGCTGATTTAAAAAGATTACACGGCTTTTAA
- a CDS encoding ribose-phosphate pyrophosphokinase, with protein sequence MRGYKIFSGSANEEFAKKISKYLSLPLSNAGVKRFSDGEISIQIDESVRGKDVFIIQSTCAPTNDNLMELLIMTDALRRSSASSITAIIPYFGYARQDRKASPRVPITAKLVANLIESAGVDRVATIDLHAGQIQGFFDIPVDNLYGSIIFNDYIKNKNYKNPIIASPDIGGIARARSVAKALGLDIVIVDKRREKANESEVMNVIGDVKDKEVILVDDIIDTAGTIVKAAEVFKSKGAKSVIACCTHPVLSGVAYERIAKDALDELVVTDTIPLKQQMDKIKVLSVAPIFGEVIRRVYHNESVNSLFV encoded by the coding sequence ATGCGTGGATATAAAATATTTTCTGGTTCAGCAAATGAAGAATTTGCTAAAAAAATCTCAAAATACCTTTCATTGCCTCTAAGCAATGCAGGTGTGAAGCGTTTTAGCGATGGTGAAATTAGCATTCAAATAGATGAAAGCGTGCGTGGTAAAGATGTATTTATCATTCAAAGCACTTGTGCTCCAACAAATGATAATCTAATGGAACTTTTAATCATGACAGATGCATTGCGTCGCTCAAGTGCAAGCTCTATCACAGCTATCATCCCTTATTTTGGTTACGCTAGACAAGATAGAAAAGCAAGCCCTAGGGTGCCTATTACTGCAAAATTAGTAGCAAATCTTATAGAATCAGCAGGAGTAGATAGAGTAGCTACCATAGATTTACATGCTGGACAAATTCAAGGCTTTTTTGATATACCTGTGGATAATCTTTATGGAAGTATTATTTTTAATGATTATATTAAAAATAAAAACTATAAAAACCCTATCATTGCAAGTCCTGATATAGGCGGTATAGCAAGAGCTAGAAGCGTAGCAAAAGCTTTAGGACTTGATATAGTTATAGTAGATAAAAGACGCGAAAAAGCTAATGAAAGCGAAGTGATGAATGTCATCGGCGATGTAAAAGATAAAGAAGTGATTTTGGTAGATGATATCATTGATACAGCAGGAACCATAGTAAAAGCTGCCGAAGTATTTAAAAGCAAAGGTGCAAAGTCAGTTATAGCTTGCTGTACTCACCCTGTACTTAGTGGTGTAGCTTATGAAAGAATAGCTAAAGATGCGCTTGATGAGCTAGTAGTAACTGACACTATACCTTTAAAACAACAAATGGATAAAATCAAAGTCCTAAGCGTAGCACCTATTTTTGGTGAGGTAATACGCAGAGTTTATCACAATGAAAGTGTGAATTCTTTATTTGTATAA
- a CDS encoding non-canonical purine NTP pyrophosphatase, whose protein sequence is MKKKLKIILATSNAHKVEEIKKFLTTYEIYALNEIITPFEIIEDGTSFKENALIKSKAIFNALGKKQDEFITLSDDSGISVEALDNAPGIFSARYSQEGTDDANRNKLIQALHEKNLHQSKAFYTAAIAISSKYGHFSTHGYMHGLAIDTPRGNNGFGYDPLFIPKGFDKTLGELDEQVKLKISHRSQALMFATYILRALEKMEY, encoded by the coding sequence ATGAAGAAAAAATTAAAAATCATTCTAGCAACTTCTAACGCACACAAAGTAGAAGAAATCAAAAAATTTTTAACTACTTATGAAATTTATGCCTTAAATGAAATCATCACCCCTTTTGAAATCATCGAAGATGGCACGAGTTTTAAAGAAAATGCTTTGATAAAATCTAAAGCTATTTTTAATGCTTTAGGCAAAAAGCAAGATGAATTTATCACCTTAAGTGATGATAGTGGTATAAGCGTAGAGGCTTTAGACAATGCACCGGGGATTTTTTCTGCAAGATACTCTCAAGAAGGCACTGATGATGCCAATAGAAATAAGCTCATCCAAGCCTTACATGAAAAAAATCTACATCAAAGCAAAGCTTTTTACACTGCAGCCATAGCTATAAGTTCAAAATATGGACATTTTAGTACGCATGGATATATGCATGGCCTTGCTATTGATACTCCAAGGGGTAATAATGGCTTTGGATATGATCCTTTATTTATCCCAAAAGGTTTTGATAAAACCTTAGGTGAATTAGATGAGCAAGTAAAATTAAAAATTTCACACCGCTCGCAAGCACTAATGTTTGCTACTTACATCTTAAGAGCATTAGAAAAAATGGAGTATTAA
- a CDS encoding DNA methylase — MQIYASIDLKSFYASAECVLRNLDPLTTNLIVADESRTDKTIILAVSPALKTYNIPGRLRLFEFKQKIHSINQERLKQTQKHCFKAKSFDTLELKNDLNLELDYIIAKPRMATYIEFSTKIYSIYLKYFDAKDIHIYSIDEVFIDLSSYLEKYKLSAYELLTKVLLDILHTSKITATAGIGTNLYLAKIAMDILAKRQQVDENGLLIAFLDEKLYRYKLWQHKPLKDFWRIGKGIALKLANLNIHTMGDLARFSLKHEALLYKHFGVNAELLIDHAWGIETCTMKDIKNYKSQNHSKVMAKVLPFAYDNNQTIKVLKELVDHLVLELIQNNLKTNHITLDIQYDKSNLENSNLLASYKGAIAKDNYGRAIPKNAHGSMNLENFTHSLKIINKKTLELFYKINDKNLSIRKISLSLNNITDKAQENFQELNLFSDFNAISQEKNQLEKEEKLQKARLQIMQKFGKKAILKASSLDNETKEITSLIGGHNA, encoded by the coding sequence ATGCAAATCTATGCTTCTATTGATTTGAAATCTTTTTACGCTTCAGCTGAATGTGTTTTAAGAAATTTAGATCCTTTAACAACTAATCTCATTGTAGCAGATGAATCAAGAACAGATAAAACCATCATACTAGCAGTTTCACCTGCACTAAAAACTTACAATATACCTGGTAGATTAAGACTTTTTGAGTTTAAACAAAAAATCCACTCAATCAACCAAGAAAGATTAAAACAAACTCAAAAACACTGCTTTAAAGCTAAAAGTTTTGATACATTAGAACTTAAAAATGATTTAAATTTAGAACTAGATTACATCATCGCCAAGCCCAGAATGGCTACTTATATAGAATTTAGCACAAAAATATACAGTATTTATTTGAAGTATTTTGATGCAAAAGATATCCATATATACTCTATTGATGAAGTTTTTATTGATCTTAGTTCTTATCTTGAAAAATACAAACTTTCAGCTTATGAGTTACTTACTAAGGTTTTACTTGATATTTTACACACAAGTAAAATCACTGCAACAGCAGGTATAGGCACAAATTTATACTTAGCTAAAATTGCTATGGATATACTTGCTAAAAGACAACAAGTAGATGAAAATGGCTTGCTTATAGCCTTTTTAGATGAAAAATTATACAGATATAAATTATGGCAGCATAAACCTTTAAAAGATTTTTGGCGTATAGGTAAAGGCATTGCCTTAAAACTTGCAAATTTAAACATTCATACTATGGGAGATCTTGCAAGATTTTCTTTAAAACACGAAGCTTTGCTTTATAAACACTTTGGTGTTAATGCTGAATTATTAATCGATCATGCATGGGGTATTGAAACTTGCACGATGAAAGATATTAAAAATTACAAATCACAAAATCACTCTAAAGTCATGGCTAAGGTTTTACCTTTTGCATATGATAATAATCAAACAATAAAGGTTTTAAAAGAACTTGTCGATCATTTAGTGCTTGAACTTATACAAAATAACCTTAAAACAAACCATATCACGCTAGATATACAATATGATAAAAGCAATTTAGAAAATTCAAACCTTTTAGCTTCTTATAAAGGAGCTATTGCTAAAGATAATTATGGAAGAGCTATACCTAAAAATGCTCACGGAAGTATGAATTTAGAAAATTTTACCCATTCTTTAAAAATCATCAACAAAAAAACCTTAGAACTTTTTTATAAAATCAATGATAAAAACTTAAGTATTAGAAAAATCAGCCTAAGTTTAAATAATATCACAGATAAAGCTCAAGAAAATTTCCAAGAATTAAATTTATTTAGTGATTTTAACGCAATTTCACAAGAAAAAAATCAACTTGAAAAAGAAGAAAAGCTCCAAAAAGCAAGACTTCAAATCATGCAAAAATTTGGTAAAAAAGCTATTTTAAAAGCTTCAAGCTTAGATAATGAAACCAAAGAAATTACTTCTTTAATAGGAGGACATAATGCATGA
- the ciaB gene encoding invasion protein CiaB, producing MNDFKQIAKIVKNRKQNINSLYNILQTNQSHPLIDRALELANLENEKSNVLAMLRRLVDLKEENLVQELEKKGLNEEEISQIKYKVFSLVRAFYEVEHQDLIDEIKSKNLLDEFYLALVQGVHNIGVVMNSFELVWSKQILDTNNKILKEQFPNLSDALEFLKQNELYQLNQDGEICERSYGALVKIGTLWRFLPYAKAFENEVLKLEYEFDKLLEKLRNCALDDEKNAYIDYIEKLKFAFCEKDNNEVVKKWQEAELAWMEVKCPLQIGHPLEYYEDSYTHAVALEWDIRLEDVSDFNGSEFKDKIKESFAMVYANLDEEDEALFDEVNFNLEKTQLYICMPMIFYGAELKGLFSAQVVPNDEYVSNIAGKKIFAFLNYVYENAKTKPFMKLSSMVFEKEFLDYGREILFYNEKLWKRIYEVSTIGHEFGHIFFVANDSEKKMNESGVFKNIEEFKATAGGLVNFFLHEEYDLKLPVFYELIKRAIGLIAWQRVEEVKPYYTEGLIHLSLLFKSGVLSFANEKLNIKFDEEAYEAFKAVFMQNYYKLARHYMLKEDAKNYLDEFCILEDEVFLPLDEECKEFVKYYYELHKLYGNEIDESGEFEKYSNAK from the coding sequence ATGAATGATTTTAAGCAAATAGCAAAAATTGTGAAAAATAGGAAACAAAATATCAATAGTCTTTATAATATACTTCAAACGAATCAAAGTCATCCTTTGATAGATAGAGCCTTAGAACTAGCTAATCTTGAAAACGAAAAAAGCAATGTTTTGGCAATGTTGCGTCGTTTGGTGGATTTAAAAGAGGAAAATTTAGTCCAAGAACTTGAAAAAAAAGGTTTAAATGAAGAAGAAATTTCTCAAATAAAATATAAAGTTTTTTCTTTGGTAAGAGCCTTTTATGAAGTAGAACATCAAGATTTAATCGATGAGATTAAGAGTAAAAATTTACTTGATGAGTTTTATTTGGCTTTAGTTCAAGGTGTGCATAATATAGGTGTAGTTATGAATTCTTTTGAGCTTGTTTGGAGCAAGCAAATTTTAGATACAAATAATAAAATCTTAAAAGAACAATTTCCAAATTTAAGTGATGCTTTGGAGTTTTTAAAACAAAATGAGCTTTATCAGCTTAATCAAGATGGTGAAATTTGTGAAAGAAGTTATGGGGCTTTAGTTAAAATAGGAACACTTTGGAGATTTTTACCTTATGCAAAGGCTTTTGAAAATGAGGTTTTAAAGCTTGAATATGAGTTTGATAAACTTTTAGAAAAACTAAGAAATTGTGCGTTAGATGATGAAAAAAATGCTTATATTGATTATATAGAAAAATTAAAATTTGCATTTTGTGAAAAAGATAATAATGAAGTGGTTAAAAAATGGCAAGAAGCAGAGCTTGCGTGGATGGAAGTAAAATGCCCATTGCAAATTGGCCATCCTTTAGAATACTATGAAGACTCTTACACACATGCAGTAGCACTTGAGTGGGATATACGCTTAGAAGATGTGAGTGATTTTAATGGGAGTGAGTTTAAAGATAAAATCAAAGAAAGTTTTGCAATGGTGTATGCAAATTTAGATGAAGAAGATGAAGCTTTGTTTGATGAAGTGAATTTTAATCTTGAAAAAACTCAGCTTTATATTTGTATGCCTATGATTTTTTATGGGGCAGAGCTTAAGGGACTTTTTTCTGCTCAAGTAGTGCCAAATGATGAGTATGTAAGCAATATAGCAGGCAAAAAGATTTTTGCTTTTTTAAATTATGTTTATGAAAATGCTAAAACCAAGCCTTTTATGAAGCTTTCATCTATGGTATTTGAAAAAGAATTTTTAGATTATGGGAGAGAAATTTTATTTTATAATGAAAAATTATGGAAAAGAATTTATGAAGTTTCTACCATAGGTCATGAGTTTGGACATATTTTCTTTGTGGCAAATGATAGCGAAAAGAAAATGAATGAAAGTGGTGTATTTAAAAATATAGAAGAGTTTAAAGCTACTGCGGGCGGGCTTGTGAATTTCTTTTTACATGAAGAATATGATTTAAAGCTTCCAGTGTTTTATGAGCTTATTAAAAGGGCTATAGGATTGATCGCTTGGCAAAGAGTAGAGGAGGTTAAGCCTTATTATACAGAAGGTTTGATTCATTTATCATTGTTGTTTAAATCAGGGGTGTTATCTTTTGCAAATGAGAAATTAAACATTAAATTTGATGAAGAAGCTTATGAAGCCTTTAAAGCTGTGTTTATGCAAAATTACTATAAGTTAGCAAGACATTATATGCTAAAAGAAGATGCTAAAAATTATTTAGATGAGTTTTGTATTTTAGAAGATGAGGTGTTTTTACCGCTTGATGAAGAATGCAAGGAATTTGTAAAATATTACTATGAATTACACAAACTTTATGGCAATGAAATCGATGAAAGTGGAGAGTTTGAAAAATACTCTAATGCAAAATAA
- a CDS encoding MFS transporter → MLKTVLPLSFIVGTRFFGLFIVLPVLSLYALNLKGANEFLVGLLVGVYALTQMALQVPFGIISDKIGRKKTMLIGLVVFIIGSLVCSYADDIYTMMFGRLLQGAGAIGAVATAMISDFINEENRGKAMAIMGSFIGLSFAASLVLSPLMSAKFGLSSLFDLSAILSLICIVLLFSVVPKEHTIVHENTKTPLKKLLKEKNLALMNLTNCMQKMLMSIAFLSIPLVLVHEFNYPSENLWHVYVSSMVLGFLAMGLSGSLGEKRGLSKEILLLGVAFFIIAYIIFAFSHNALVFMVGVVVFFIGFNLHEPIMQSCASKFAKVNEKGAALGVFNAFGYFGSFLGGVVGGYFLHHFSLVSLAFILITLSVIWFVLLLFLQSPADFKNVYLSLETKHDLNNIKGINGVLDVYKNSKFLVIKYNKKLTSEEEILAIIEK, encoded by the coding sequence ATGTTAAAAACTGTTTTACCTTTGTCTTTTATTGTAGGAACTAGATTTTTTGGATTATTTATAGTTTTGCCGGTTTTAAGTTTATATGCTTTAAATTTAAAAGGAGCCAATGAGTTTTTAGTAGGGCTTTTAGTAGGTGTGTATGCTCTAACTCAAATGGCATTGCAAGTTCCTTTTGGAATCATTTCAGATAAAATAGGGCGTAAAAAAACTATGCTAATAGGACTTGTGGTGTTTATCATAGGTTCTTTGGTATGTTCATATGCTGATGATATTTATACGATGATGTTTGGAAGGCTTTTACAAGGAGCAGGAGCCATAGGAGCAGTAGCTACTGCTATGATAAGTGATTTTATCAATGAAGAAAATCGCGGTAAGGCTATGGCTATCATGGGTTCATTTATAGGACTTTCTTTTGCAGCTTCTTTGGTGCTTTCTCCTTTAATGAGTGCTAAATTTGGACTTTCAAGTTTGTTTGATTTAAGTGCGATTTTGAGTTTAATTTGTATCGTGCTTTTATTTAGCGTTGTACCAAAAGAGCATACAATAGTACATGAAAATACTAAAACTCCATTGAAAAAACTTTTAAAAGAAAAAAACTTAGCTTTGATGAATCTTACTAATTGTATGCAAAAAATGCTTATGAGTATTGCGTTTTTAAGTATTCCTTTGGTTTTGGTGCATGAGTTTAATTATCCAAGTGAGAATTTATGGCATGTTTATGTTAGCTCTATGGTGCTTGGGTTTTTGGCTATGGGTTTATCAGGATCTTTGGGAGAAAAAAGAGGCTTAAGTAAAGAGATATTGCTTTTAGGTGTGGCATTTTTTATCATCGCTTATATTATATTTGCTTTTTCGCATAATGCTTTAGTGTTTATGGTGGGTGTTGTAGTATTTTTTATAGGATTTAATTTGCATGAGCCTATTATGCAAAGTTGTGCGAGTAAATTTGCCAAAGTAAATGAAAAAGGCGCAGCTTTGGGTGTGTTTAATGCTTTTGGCTATTTTGGAAGCTTTTTAGGTGGTGTTGTAGGGGGGTATTTTTTACACCATTTTAGTTTAGTTTCTCTTGCTTTTATTTTGATAACTTTGTCTGTAATTTGGTTTGTGTTGCTTTTGTTTTTACAAAGTCCAGCAGATTTTAAAAATGTCTATTTATCTTTAGAAACAAAGCATGATTTAAATAATATTAAAGGTATAAATGGAGTTTTAGATGTGTATAAAAACTCTAAATTTTTAGTGATTAAATACAATAAAAAACTTACAAGCGAAGAAGAAATTTTAGCGATTATTGAAAAATAA
- a CDS encoding AI-2E family transporter, translated as MKSSNFFLISFILFILFWVLFLFKPFLMNIAIASLMAVSTSNVNVKFLNIFKGKKVIAAAATTAFMLALFFIPFVYAIIELAKAASGFNISYIHNTIEYFKNYSLHLPESLSFIEPKIKEALASIDLNSISKDVLTYLSSATKFGTKFLTDMVLICVFYFFANLYGAQLIGYIKTIVPMKKEETQGILSEVSNVMSVVFYSMVLNAILQGVLFAIITKFYGYDAILMGILFCFSSLIPVVGGALVYVPVSLYEFANNNLSGALVIFIYSVVMISFIADTLVKPYIIKWINEKLVQIPTQINELLIFFAMIAGISSFGFWGIILGPAILTFFISTLKLYVILKEKHFV; from the coding sequence ATGAAAAGTAGTAATTTTTTCTTAATTAGCTTTATTTTATTTATTTTATTTTGGGTGCTTTTTTTATTTAAACCTTTTTTGATGAATATAGCCATAGCAAGTTTAATGGCTGTTTCTACTTCTAATGTTAATGTTAAATTCTTAAATATATTCAAAGGTAAAAAAGTCATAGCAGCAGCAGCTACCACTGCTTTTATGTTAGCTTTATTTTTTATACCTTTTGTATATGCTATTATAGAACTTGCAAAAGCAGCTAGCGGTTTTAATATAAGTTATATTCATAATACCATAGAATATTTTAAAAATTATTCTTTGCACCTACCTGAATCTCTAAGCTTTATAGAACCAAAAATCAAAGAAGCGCTAGCAAGTATTGATTTAAATTCCATCTCTAAAGATGTTTTAACCTATCTTTCAAGCGCAACTAAATTTGGGACTAAATTTCTAACTGATATGGTGTTAATTTGTGTGTTTTATTTCTTTGCTAATCTTTATGGAGCCCAACTCATTGGCTATATCAAAACCATAGTACCTATGAAAAAAGAAGAAACTCAAGGCATTTTAAGTGAAGTGAGTAATGTAATGTCTGTTGTGTTTTATTCTATGGTGCTAAATGCCATTTTGCAAGGAGTGCTTTTTGCTATCATTACTAAATTTTATGGTTATGATGCGATTTTAATGGGAATATTATTTTGCTTTAGCTCTTTAATCCCTGTTGTAGGCGGGGCATTAGTTTATGTGCCTGTTTCTTTATATGAATTTGCCAATAACAATCTAAGCGGTGCTTTAGTGATTTTCATTTATAGCGTGGTAATGATATCTTTTATCGCAGATACTTTAGTAAAACCTTATATCATTAAATGGATCAATGAAAAACTTGTTCAAATTCCAACGCAAATTAACGAACTTTTAATTTTCTTTGCGATGATAGCAGGAATTTCAAGTTTTGGTTTTTGGGGTATTATCCTTGGACCTGCTATTTTAACTTTCTTTATTTCTACTTTAAAATTATATGTGATTTTAAAAGAAAAGCATTTTGTATAA